From one Cereibacter sphaeroides 2.4.1 genomic stretch:
- a CDS encoding metal/formaldehyde-sensitive transcriptional repressor has product MAHLTKDKSKTLARVRRLKGQIEAVERAIEAEADCAALLQLVAAVRGAAGGLTADLLEEHLEHHVAGVEDAAARRRGAEEMIAAFRTYMK; this is encoded by the coding sequence GTGGCGCATCTGACGAAAGACAAATCGAAGACCCTCGCGCGGGTGCGGCGACTGAAGGGCCAGATCGAGGCGGTGGAGCGGGCCATCGAGGCCGAGGCGGATTGTGCCGCCCTTCTGCAGCTCGTGGCGGCCGTGCGCGGCGCGGCCGGCGGGCTCACGGCGGACCTGCTGGAGGAGCATCTCGAGCATCATGTGGCGGGCGTCGAGGATGCCGCGGCCCGCAGGCGCGGCGCCGAGGAGATGATCGCCGCCTTCCGCACCTACATGAAGTGA
- a CDS encoding methyl-accepting chemotaxis protein — MSIKLKLAAAFLFVFLLFTAATALTLMRLGTMDREVERMVRVEQPAAQLGVQLVNQQQRESLALRDHIIATEDEQRRSAEETLLAARQQRNEIYERLKPLLTDADDAALLKRLGEVMATGTERIDRALASSKAGDTSGAARILADPSSKTSRAERTKLLSDLQDRRARNIAEAAAKADASFSKAQRDLILSLAIAVVLGGVAVTLIVRSISRGLDQALVLAERVAEGDLTLTTRTHARDEIGRLLDANNRMVMKLREMVGTITGAVNRVSSGSSSMASTSEELSQGAQEQASATAEASASVEQMAANIRQTADNAGNTETVARTSADRAQASGSAVNEAVDAMQAIAERILVVQEIARQTDLLALNAAVEAARAGEHGRGFAVVAAEVRKLAERSRGAAEEISALSARTLRTASAAGEMLGQLLPDIERTSTLVSGISVASRELALGAQQVAAAIQQLDSVTQQTSSAATGLAAGAEALSTQANDLRRTMGQFRLGSGNGSVAEAAPSLPEEAEAPARKPVRASIGSTGRARTVTAGGFDFDMGESAGGDPVDREFRRHDAA; from the coding sequence ATGTCCATCAAGTTGAAGCTTGCCGCCGCCTTCCTCTTCGTCTTTCTCCTCTTCACTGCAGCCACCGCTCTGACGCTGATGCGGCTGGGCACGATGGATCGCGAGGTCGAGCGCATGGTCCGGGTCGAGCAGCCGGCCGCCCAGCTGGGTGTGCAGCTCGTTAACCAACAACAGCGCGAATCCCTCGCGCTCCGCGACCACATCATCGCCACCGAGGATGAACAACGTCGCAGTGCCGAGGAGACGCTTCTCGCCGCCCGGCAGCAGCGCAACGAGATATACGAGCGTCTCAAGCCGCTGTTGACGGACGCGGACGACGCGGCCCTGCTCAAGCGGCTGGGCGAAGTGATGGCGACCGGGACCGAGCGTATCGACCGTGCGCTCGCCAGCTCGAAGGCCGGCGACACGAGCGGCGCCGCCCGGATCCTTGCGGATCCCTCCTCGAAGACCAGCCGTGCGGAGCGGACGAAGCTGCTCTCCGACCTGCAGGACCGGCGCGCCCGGAACATTGCCGAGGCGGCCGCCAAGGCCGATGCGAGCTTCTCGAAGGCGCAGCGCGATCTCATCCTGTCGCTGGCGATTGCCGTCGTGCTGGGAGGCGTTGCCGTCACCCTGATCGTGCGCTCCATTTCCCGCGGGCTCGATCAGGCGCTGGTGCTTGCCGAACGGGTGGCCGAAGGGGATCTCACCCTCACGACCCGAACCCATGCGCGCGACGAGATCGGACGGCTTCTCGACGCGAACAACCGCATGGTGATGAAGTTGCGCGAAATGGTGGGCACGATCACCGGCGCGGTGAACCGGGTGAGCAGCGGCAGCTCCTCCATGGCCTCCACCTCCGAAGAACTGTCGCAGGGCGCTCAGGAGCAGGCCTCGGCCACCGCCGAGGCCTCCGCCTCGGTGGAGCAGATGGCCGCGAACATCCGCCAGACCGCCGACAATGCAGGCAATACCGAAACCGTGGCCCGCACCTCGGCGGACCGGGCTCAGGCCTCGGGGTCGGCGGTGAACGAGGCGGTCGACGCCATGCAGGCCATTGCCGAGCGTATCCTGGTCGTGCAGGAAATCGCGCGCCAGACCGATCTTCTGGCGCTGAACGCAGCGGTCGAGGCCGCCCGGGCGGGCGAGCACGGGCGCGGCTTCGCGGTCGTCGCGGCCGAAGTGCGCAAGCTCGCCGAACGCAGCCGCGGCGCTGCCGAGGAGATCTCCGCCCTCTCGGCCCGCACCCTGCGTACGGCGAGTGCCGCCGGCGAGATGCTGGGCCAGCTCCTGCCGGACATCGAGCGCACCTCGACGCTGGTCAGCGGCATCTCGGTCGCCTCCCGAGAACTGGCGCTCGGAGCGCAGCAGGTGGCGGCGGCGATCCAGCAGCTCGACAGCGTGACCCAGCAGACGAGTTCTGCCGCGACGGGTCTCGCCGCGGGGGCAGAGGCGCTCTCGACGCAGGCGAACGACCTCCGCCGGACGATGGGCCAGTTCCGTCTGGGCTCCGGCAACGGCTCCGTGGCCGAGGCTGCGCCGTCCCTGCCGGAAGAAGCAGAGGCGCCGGCCCGCAAACCCGTTCGGGCATCCATCGGTTCGACGGGGCGCGCGCGGACGGTGACGGCAGGCGGCTTCGACTTCGACATGGGCGAGAGCGCGGGCGGTGATCCGGTCGACAGGGAGTTCCGGCGTCATGATGCAGCCTGA
- a CDS encoding MarR family winged helix-turn-helix transcriptional regulator — MHLMSKEPAAPFSMTPLIRDRCLCLGAQRAARTLARHFDEAFRPFGLRSGQFSLLVALNRPEPPAMAEVAEVLAVDRTTLTAALKPLERRGLLQVRPDAGDRRLRRLALTEAGRGLLGRAIPVWEETMAALERGIGRDPSDLAAGLEALRRAAV; from the coding sequence ATGCACCTCATGTCAAAGGAACCCGCCGCCCCCTTCAGCATGACGCCGCTCATCCGCGACCGCTGTCTGTGCCTCGGCGCGCAGCGCGCGGCCCGCACCCTCGCGCGGCACTTCGACGAGGCCTTCCGTCCCTTCGGGCTGAGGAGCGGGCAGTTCTCGCTTCTCGTAGCGTTGAACCGCCCCGAACCGCCTGCGATGGCGGAGGTGGCGGAGGTTCTGGCGGTCGACCGGACGACGCTGACGGCGGCGCTGAAGCCACTGGAGCGGCGGGGCCTCCTGCAGGTTCGCCCCGATGCCGGCGACCGGCGCCTGCGGCGACTTGCCCTGACCGAGGCGGGACGCGGGCTCCTCGGCCGGGCGATCCCGGTCTGGGAAGAGACCATGGCCGCGCTGGAGCGCGGGATCGGCCGCGATCCCTCCGATCTTGCGGCAGGCCTCGAGGCCCTGCGCCGCGCCGCGGTCTGA
- a CDS encoding glutathione S-transferase family protein: MLELFAHPFSSYCQKVWIALHEYGLEARHRMLSPEEPENIELLAGFWPFRKMPLLLDDGRPVSEASIIVEHLTLHHARGPRLIPEDPVAALEVRFWDRFFDNYVATPQQKIVFDAMRPEEARDPAGVAEARAMLETAYGLLERHLPGRTWVVGESFSLADCSAAPQLFYADWTHPIGEGFPLVAAYRARLNARPSMARCIEAARPWRPYFPLGAPDRD, encoded by the coding sequence ATGCTCGAACTCTTCGCCCATCCCTTCTCGTCCTACTGCCAGAAGGTCTGGATCGCGCTGCACGAATATGGCCTCGAGGCCCGGCACCGGATGCTCTCGCCCGAGGAGCCAGAGAACATCGAGCTGCTGGCGGGCTTCTGGCCCTTCCGCAAGATGCCGCTCCTGCTCGACGACGGGCGCCCGGTCAGCGAGGCCTCGATCATCGTCGAGCATCTGACGCTTCATCATGCGCGCGGGCCGCGGCTGATCCCGGAGGATCCGGTGGCGGCGCTCGAGGTGCGCTTCTGGGACCGGTTTTTCGACAATTACGTCGCCACCCCGCAGCAGAAGATCGTGTTCGATGCGATGCGCCCCGAGGAGGCGCGCGATCCTGCGGGCGTGGCCGAGGCGCGGGCGATGCTCGAGACCGCCTACGGCCTGCTCGAACGGCATCTGCCGGGGCGGACCTGGGTCGTGGGCGAGAGCTTCAGCCTCGCCGATTGTTCGGCGGCGCCGCAGCTCTTCTATGCCGACTGGACCCATCCGATCGGCGAGGGCTTTCCGCTGGTCGCGGCCTACCGGGCGCGGCTGAACGCCCGGCCCTCGATGGCCCGCTGCATCGAGGCGGCGCGGCCCTGGCGGCCCTACTTTCCGCTGGGCGCGCCCGACCGCGATTGA
- a CDS encoding glutathione S-transferase family protein codes for MDRPGLTVTAFDWVPGFAQGQVRDLRPRWALEEAELPYEVELLPQGAQETPEHLARQPFGQVPVLTLDGRSMFESGACVWRIAERSERLLPRDPGLRDACLSWVIAALNTLEPPIMMMGMLWFFERWPDTFGLEDREAPGKVRGPARGMLDKRLAQFGRALAGRETIVGDGFTVADLMLTCVLLPAAQMDLLEAHPEVKAYYDRHSARPAFRKAQADQIAAFAENAGKYRAA; via the coding sequence ATGGACCGACCCGGACTGACCGTGACCGCCTTCGACTGGGTGCCCGGCTTCGCGCAGGGGCAGGTGCGCGACCTGCGCCCGCGGTGGGCGCTCGAGGAGGCCGAACTGCCCTACGAGGTGGAGCTTCTGCCGCAGGGGGCTCAGGAAACGCCCGAGCATCTGGCGCGCCAGCCTTTCGGGCAGGTGCCGGTGCTGACCCTCGACGGGCGCAGCATGTTCGAGAGCGGCGCCTGCGTCTGGCGGATCGCCGAGCGGAGCGAGAGGCTCCTGCCGCGCGACCCGGGCCTGCGCGACGCCTGCCTGAGCTGGGTGATCGCCGCGCTCAACACGCTCGAGCCGCCGATCATGATGATGGGGATGCTGTGGTTCTTCGAGCGCTGGCCCGACACGTTCGGGCTCGAGGACCGCGAGGCGCCGGGCAAGGTTCGCGGACCCGCGCGGGGCATGCTGGACAAGCGGCTTGCGCAGTTCGGCCGGGCGCTGGCGGGCCGCGAGACGATCGTGGGCGACGGTTTCACCGTGGCGGACCTGATGCTGACGTGCGTGCTGCTTCCGGCGGCGCAGATGGATCTGCTCGAGGCCCATCCCGAGGTGAAGGCCTATTACGACCGCCACTCGGCCCGGCCGGCCTTCCGGAAGGCGCAGGCCGACCAGATAGCGGCCTTTGCCGAGAATGCCGGAAAATATCGAGCGGCCTGA
- a CDS encoding VOC family protein, whose amino-acid sequence MDTDTLTTCLWFDGQAEEAARFYCGLLPRSEITEVLHAPTDYPAGRTGDVLDVSFTLMGRPFLALNGGAYTQFTEAVSLMIPCRTQEEVDRYWQALSARPEAEACGWVKDRWGLSWQIVPLVLPRLLSDPDRAKAGRVMRAMMEMKKIDIAALEAAAA is encoded by the coding sequence ATGGATACCGACACGCTGACCACCTGCCTCTGGTTCGACGGGCAGGCCGAAGAGGCCGCGCGCTTCTACTGCGGTCTCCTTCCGCGCTCGGAGATCACCGAGGTGCTGCACGCGCCCACCGACTATCCGGCCGGGCGCACGGGCGACGTGCTCGACGTCTCCTTCACGCTGATGGGGCGGCCCTTTCTTGCGCTGAACGGCGGGGCCTACACGCAGTTCACCGAGGCCGTCTCGCTCATGATCCCGTGCCGGACGCAGGAGGAGGTGGACCGTTACTGGCAGGCGCTGTCGGCCCGGCCGGAAGCCGAGGCCTGCGGCTGGGTGAAGGACCGCTGGGGCCTGTCGTGGCAGATCGTGCCGCTGGTGCTGCCGCGGCTGCTCTCGGACCCCGACCGGGCGAAGGCCGGACGGGTGATGCGCGCGATGATGGAGATGAAGAAGATCGACATCGCCGCGCTCGAGGCGGCAGCGGCCTGA
- a CDS encoding D-amino acid dehydrogenase: MPASGAAVACTCLALAGRKRNGPAAMVDPSGGDRSDRMSCGKMAHIREHRAPRPDLPGIFTRTFSSGSPRFSQGSSRRAGMRIVVLGAGVVGVTSAYELARAGHEVTVVDRQPAAALETSFANAGEISPGYASPWAAPGIPAKALRWMFMKHAPLVIRPRLDAAQVRFLLAILRNCTPAAYAQNKGRMVRLAEYSRDCLTDLRATTGLAFDERQQGTLQLFRSQKQLDAAARDIEVLRAGGVPFELLDADGCLAAEPGLRAARDRIAGGLRLTGDETGDCFKFTQGLAGLAEEGGVRFRYGTGVERLRVEGGRVTGVETTKGTFLADAVVVALGSHSPALVAPLGLRLPVYPVKGYSITVPIVDADRAPVSTVMDETYKIAITRLGTRIRVGGMAEVAGFSATLPPARRETLAMSVNDLFGGAGDLSRASFWTGLRPMTPDGTPVVGRTPVAGLWLNTGHGTLGWTMAAGSARVLSDLIDGRAPEIESADLGIERYAAPGRRARPAVRLNPARQAG, from the coding sequence ATGCCGGCCTCGGGTGCTGCCGTTGCCTGCACCTGCCTCGCCCTCGCAGGGCGAAAGCGAAACGGCCCTGCCGCCATGGTGGATCCTTCCGGCGGTGACCGATCTGACAGAATGTCCTGCGGCAAGATGGCGCATATCCGGGAGCATCGTGCTCCCCGCCCCGATCTACCGGGCATATTCACCAGAACATTCTCATCGGGATCGCCTAGGTTCTCGCAAGGTTCCAGCAGGAGGGCGGGCATGAGGATCGTGGTTCTGGGCGCGGGCGTCGTCGGTGTCACGTCGGCTTACGAGCTGGCGCGGGCGGGGCACGAGGTGACGGTGGTGGATCGCCAGCCCGCGGCGGCGCTCGAGACCTCCTTCGCCAATGCGGGCGAGATCAGCCCGGGCTATGCCTCGCCCTGGGCCGCGCCCGGCATCCCCGCCAAGGCGCTGCGCTGGATGTTCATGAAGCACGCGCCGCTGGTCATCCGGCCGCGGCTCGACGCGGCGCAGGTCCGCTTCCTTCTGGCGATCCTGCGCAACTGCACGCCTGCGGCCTATGCGCAGAACAAGGGCCGCATGGTGCGGCTTGCGGAATATTCGCGCGACTGCCTCACCGATCTTCGCGCCACGACCGGCCTCGCCTTCGACGAGCGCCAGCAGGGCACGCTTCAGCTCTTCCGTTCGCAGAAGCAGCTCGACGCCGCCGCGCGCGACATCGAGGTGCTGCGCGCAGGCGGGGTGCCGTTCGAGCTTCTGGATGCCGACGGCTGTCTCGCCGCCGAGCCGGGTCTGCGGGCCGCGCGCGACAGGATCGCGGGCGGGCTGCGCCTGACGGGCGACGAGACGGGCGACTGTTTCAAGTTCACGCAAGGGCTCGCGGGTCTGGCCGAGGAAGGCGGCGTGCGCTTCCGCTACGGAACCGGCGTCGAGCGTCTGAGGGTCGAGGGCGGCCGCGTCACGGGCGTCGAGACCACCAAGGGCACGTTCCTCGCCGATGCCGTCGTCGTGGCGCTCGGCTCCCATTCGCCCGCGCTGGTCGCGCCGCTCGGGCTGCGGCTGCCCGTCTATCCGGTGAAGGGCTATTCGATCACGGTGCCCATCGTCGATGCCGATCGGGCGCCGGTCTCGACCGTGATGGACGAGACCTACAAGATCGCGATCACGCGGCTCGGCACCCGGATCCGTGTGGGCGGCATGGCCGAGGTGGCGGGCTTCAGCGCCACCCTGCCCCCGGCACGGCGCGAGACGCTTGCCATGTCGGTGAACGACCTCTTCGGCGGCGCGGGCGATCTGTCGCGCGCGAGCTTCTGGACCGGCCTCCGGCCGATGACGCCGGACGGCACGCCCGTGGTGGGCCGCACGCCGGTGGCGGGCCTCTGGCTCAACACGGGGCACGGGACGCTCGGCTGGACGATGGCCGCAGGCTCGGCGCGGGTGCTGTCGGATCTCATCGACGGGCGCGCGCCCGAGATCGAGAGTGCCGATCTCGGCATCGAGCGCTATGCCGCCCCAGGCCGCCGCGCGCGGCCCGCGGTCAGGCTCAACCCGGCCCGGCAGGCGGGCTGA
- a CDS encoding zinc-binding metallopeptidase family protein, whose translation MLPPAVGRGPFPTPVGPVQRYRCPSCHQEIFFRNTACLACGIQLLFDPDRGFSDMAETGHPCANRGQINCNWSADEPGALCLSCQHTTVVPDLSVPANIDRWERIETVKRPLILMLHRLGLPLFDEAGMPVPRFELKGETGDATAPRVLTGHAEGTITLNIAEADDAERERIRAEMNEPYRTLTGHLRHEVAHHYWDVLTEARQDRLETLRAIFGDDRQDYGAALQAHYAEGAPPDWAESYISAYATAHPWEDFAETWAHVFHLLDGLETAQAFGLKAPQAMPEGLERLVREPMPHLAQAWVELTIALNAVNEAMGHETFYPFVLAPPVVAKQEAIRSLIVEANSGDAAVAPSGNALPR comes from the coding sequence ATGCTGCCGCCCGCCGTTGGGCGCGGTCCTTTCCCAACTCCGGTCGGTCCCGTGCAACGCTATCGCTGCCCCTCCTGTCATCAGGAAATCTTCTTCCGCAACACGGCCTGCCTGGCCTGCGGCATCCAGCTGCTCTTCGACCCGGACAGGGGCTTCTCGGACATGGCGGAAACCGGCCATCCCTGCGCCAACCGCGGTCAGATCAACTGCAACTGGTCGGCCGACGAGCCGGGTGCCCTGTGCCTGTCCTGCCAGCATACGACGGTGGTGCCGGACCTGTCGGTTCCCGCCAACATCGACCGGTGGGAGAGGATCGAGACCGTGAAGCGGCCCCTGATCCTGATGCTGCACCGGCTGGGCCTGCCGCTCTTCGATGAGGCGGGCATGCCCGTCCCCCGGTTCGAACTGAAGGGCGAAACCGGAGACGCCACGGCACCGCGGGTGCTCACCGGCCATGCAGAGGGCACGATCACCCTCAATATCGCCGAGGCGGACGATGCCGAGCGCGAGCGCATCCGGGCGGAGATGAACGAGCCCTACCGCACCCTGACGGGGCATCTGCGACACGAGGTGGCCCACCACTACTGGGATGTCCTGACCGAAGCACGGCAGGACCGGCTCGAGACCCTGCGTGCGATCTTCGGCGACGACCGGCAGGATTACGGTGCGGCCCTTCAGGCGCATTATGCCGAAGGCGCCCCGCCCGACTGGGCCGAGAGCTACATCTCGGCCTATGCGACGGCCCATCCCTGGGAAGATTTCGCCGAGACCTGGGCGCATGTCTTCCATCTGCTCGACGGGCTGGAGACGGCGCAGGCCTTCGGGCTGAAGGCACCGCAGGCTATGCCGGAGGGGCTGGAGCGCCTTGTGCGCGAACCGATGCCGCACCTCGCACAGGCCTGGGTCGAGCTGACGATCGCCCTGAATGCCGTGAACGAGGCCATGGGCCATGAGACCTTCTACCCGTTCGTTCTGGCCCCGCCGGTGGTCGCCAAGCAGGAGGCCATCCGCAGCCTGATCGTCGAGGCAAACTCCGGCGACGCTGCGGTGGCGCCATCCGGCAACGCCTTGCCACGGTAA
- a CDS encoding GlsB/YeaQ/YmgE family stress response membrane protein, translating to MTIIWTIIIGFIAGVIAKFLHPGDNEPSGFILTTILGIVGALVATWLGQAVGWYGPGEGAGFIGAIVGAIVLLVIWGAVTRKRG from the coding sequence TTGACCATCATCTGGACCATCATCATCGGCTTCATCGCCGGCGTGATTGCGAAGTTTCTCCACCCGGGAGACAACGAGCCCTCGGGCTTCATCCTGACCACGATCCTCGGGATCGTGGGTGCCCTCGTCGCCACCTGGCTGGGGCAGGCCGTGGGCTGGTACGGCCCCGGCGAAGGCGCGGGCTTCATCGGAGCCATCGTCGGCGCCATCGTCCTTCTGGTGATCTGGGGCGCCGTGACCAGAAAGCGCGGCTGA
- a CDS encoding AI-2E family transporter gives MQNERIGEAGTLLEPEAPDVPSENEISRLNHLIAIRRLLGIILLVLVVMGFYFARDVVLPLMIGLLLALTFSPVVRALQRIGIAPPITATALITALAAVIAVSAFLLSGPVSDWINQAPRLGDQLRERAQTILDSFEAVRNASEQVSEITDSEDPTVQRVAVQTPGILSSAVGSVASILTTIIVTLVLALFLLASGDLFYIKLIEGFPRFGDKKRALRIVYGIERRVSRYLLSVTIINAGLGVVIGLLMWGTGMPSPLVWAMAAFLLNFLPYIGAIAGVALSAAVAIVHYDHLTQALLVPALYLTATAIEGQLVTPIVLGRRLELNTVSVFVTVIFWGWLWGIPGALVAVPFLVCIKVVCDNVESLHAVGNFLGARAPLPDLEQDTPE, from the coding sequence ATGCAGAACGAGCGGATCGGCGAGGCCGGAACCCTTCTGGAGCCGGAAGCGCCCGACGTGCCCTCCGAGAACGAGATCAGCCGTCTCAACCACCTGATCGCGATCCGCAGGCTGCTGGGGATCATCCTTCTGGTCCTCGTGGTCATGGGCTTCTATTTCGCCCGCGACGTGGTCCTGCCGCTGATGATCGGCCTTCTGCTGGCGCTGACCTTCAGCCCGGTCGTGCGGGCCCTGCAGCGGATCGGCATCGCACCGCCCATCACCGCGACCGCCCTCATCACCGCCCTCGCCGCCGTCATCGCGGTCAGCGCCTTCCTTCTGAGCGGCCCTGTCTCGGACTGGATCAATCAGGCGCCGCGGCTGGGCGATCAGCTGCGCGAGCGGGCCCAGACCATCCTCGACTCGTTCGAGGCGGTGCGGAACGCATCGGAGCAGGTCTCGGAAATCACCGACAGCGAGGATCCGACGGTGCAGCGCGTGGCCGTGCAGACGCCGGGGATCCTGTCGTCCGCGGTCGGCAGCGTGGCCTCGATCCTCACCACGATCATCGTGACGCTGGTGCTGGCGCTTTTTCTGCTCGCCTCGGGTGACCTGTTCTACATCAAGCTGATCGAGGGCTTCCCCCGCTTCGGCGACAAGAAGCGCGCCCTGCGCATCGTCTACGGGATCGAGCGGCGCGTCTCGCGCTACCTCCTGTCGGTGACCATCATCAATGCGGGGCTGGGGGTGGTGATCGGCCTTCTGATGTGGGGCACGGGAATGCCGAGCCCGCTCGTCTGGGCCATGGCGGCCTTCCTTCTGAACTTCCTGCCCTACATCGGCGCCATTGCCGGCGTTGCGCTGTCCGCGGCCGTGGCCATCGTGCATTACGATCACCTGACGCAGGCGCTGCTGGTGCCCGCGCTCTACCTCACGGCCACCGCCATCGAGGGGCAGCTCGTCACCCCCATCGTCCTCGGCCGCAGGCTCGAGCTGAACACGGTCTCGGTCTTCGTCACGGTGATCTTCTGGGGATGGCTCTGGGGCATTCCGGGAGCGCTCGTGGCGGTGCCCTTCCTCGTCTGCATCAAGGTGGTCTGCGACAATGTCGAATCCCTGCATGCGGTCGGCAATTTTCTGGGCGCTCGCGCGCCGTTGCCCGATCTCGAGCAGGATACGCCGGAGTAA